One part of the Bradyrhizobium sp. CB1650 genome encodes these proteins:
- a CDS encoding D-2-hydroxyacid dehydrogenase family protein: MTRLRCAILDDYFNIALNVADWQQLADRVDVTVFSHPFASERAAAGALADFEIICAMRERTAFPKSLFEALPKLKLLLTSGMRNASIDMEAAKARSVAIAGTQYSRDPTAALTMGLILELTRGIGRENARMHAGEPWQSFAGIEIEGRTLGIVGLGKLGSKVASLAKAFGMNVIAWSPNLTPEKCKEAGVGYASKEELFAKADIITIHVVLSQRSRGLVGRDDLARMKPTAFLVNSARGPIVDEAALLEALQQKRIAGAGIDVFSVEPLPVDHPFRKLDNLVLTPHLGYATEDGLRIHYGQMVEAIDAWTRRSELPRRLA; this comes from the coding sequence ATGACGCGGCTGCGCTGTGCAATTCTCGATGACTATTTCAACATCGCCCTCAACGTCGCCGACTGGCAACAACTCGCCGACCGCGTCGACGTCACCGTGTTCAGCCATCCCTTCGCTTCCGAGCGGGCCGCGGCCGGCGCGCTTGCCGATTTCGAGATCATCTGCGCGATGCGCGAGCGCACCGCATTCCCCAAGAGCCTGTTCGAGGCGCTGCCGAAGCTGAAGCTGCTGCTCACTTCCGGCATGCGCAACGCATCGATCGACATGGAGGCTGCGAAGGCGCGCAGCGTCGCTATCGCTGGCACGCAATATTCCCGCGATCCCACCGCCGCGCTGACCATGGGCCTGATCCTGGAACTGACCCGTGGCATCGGCCGCGAGAATGCGCGCATGCATGCCGGCGAGCCCTGGCAGAGCTTTGCCGGCATCGAGATCGAGGGCCGCACGCTCGGCATCGTCGGGCTCGGCAAGCTCGGCAGCAAGGTCGCCAGCCTCGCCAAGGCGTTCGGCATGAACGTGATCGCCTGGAGCCCAAACCTCACGCCCGAGAAGTGCAAGGAAGCCGGCGTCGGCTATGCCAGCAAGGAAGAGCTGTTCGCCAAGGCTGATATCATCACCATTCATGTGGTGCTGAGCCAGCGCTCGCGCGGACTGGTCGGCCGCGACGATCTCGCGCGGATGAAGCCGACGGCCTTCCTCGTCAACAGCGCGCGCGGACCGATCGTCGACGAGGCGGCGCTGCTGGAGGCGTTGCAGCAGAAGAGGATCGCTGGTGCTGGCATCGACGTGTTCTCGGTCGAGCCGTTGCCTGTCGATCATCCGTTCCGCAAGCTCGACAATCTCGTGCTGACGCCGCATCTCGGCTACGCGACCGAGGACGGCTTGCGCATTCATTACGGCCAGATGGTCGAGGCGATCGATGCCTGGACCAGGCGCAGCGAATTGCCGCGGCGGCTCGCCTGA